In Sandaracinaceae bacterium, a single genomic region encodes these proteins:
- a CDS encoding LysR family transcriptional regulator, whose translation MDRLTSMRVFRAVVDEGAFARAARRLRLSNAAVSKHVAALEDALNTRLLHRTTRSLGLTPEGSAYYARATALLDEIDALERELREGGETPRGTLRVTAPMSFGLARLAPALPTFLSAHPDVKVDLALTDRFVDVVEEGVDVAIRVARALPDSSLIARRLADAPRVLVAAPAYLSARGAPRVPSDLSTHACLRYTRLHDAAAWTFYGPDAAQETVRVDGPLDVDSSLALRGALLAGLGLTLTPRFVVADALADGGLVPCLEPWTAEPASVYGVYPARQHLSAKLRAFLDFAAQAFRDN comes from the coding sequence ATGGACCGACTGACCTCCATGCGGGTGTTCCGAGCGGTGGTGGACGAGGGCGCGTTCGCGCGAGCGGCGCGGCGACTGCGGCTCTCGAACGCCGCCGTCAGCAAGCACGTGGCGGCCCTCGAGGACGCGCTGAACACGCGCCTCTTGCATCGGACGACCCGGAGCCTGGGGCTGACGCCCGAGGGGAGCGCCTACTACGCGCGCGCCACCGCGCTGCTCGACGAGATCGACGCGCTCGAGCGGGAGCTGCGCGAGGGGGGCGAGACGCCTCGCGGGACGCTGCGCGTGACGGCGCCGATGTCGTTCGGCCTCGCTCGGCTCGCGCCCGCGTTGCCCACCTTCCTCAGCGCGCACCCCGACGTGAAGGTGGACCTGGCGCTCACGGATCGCTTCGTGGACGTCGTCGAGGAGGGCGTCGACGTGGCCATCCGGGTGGCGCGCGCGCTCCCCGACTCCAGCCTCATCGCGCGGCGCCTCGCCGACGCCCCGCGCGTGCTCGTGGCCGCGCCCGCCTACCTCTCCGCGCGCGGCGCGCCGCGCGTGCCGTCCGATCTATCCACGCACGCGTGCTTGCGATACACGCGGCTCCATGACGCCGCGGCCTGGACGTTCTACGGGCCCGACGCCGCCCAGGAGACGGTGCGGGTCGATGGCCCGCTCGACGTCGACAGCAGCCTCGCGCTGCGCGGCGCCCTGCTCGCCGGCTTGGGCCTGACGCTCACCCCGCGCTTCGTCGTGGCGGACGCCCTCGCCGACGGCGGCCTCGTCCCCTGCCTCGAGCCGTGGACGGCCGAGCCGGCTTCGGTCTACGGCGTCTACCCCGCGCGCCAGCACCTCTCCGCGAAGCTCCGCGCCTTCCTCGACTTCGCCGCGCAAGCCTTCCGAGACAACTGA
- a CDS encoding DUF4215 domain-containing protein encodes TGSVGNLSANPLYVSASNLRLTSNSPSRFAGNAGQDLGPLPYVADATVGLIGYLWSNLTLTAAGSPYVIRGDLTVPAGSTLTIEAGAQLHFETGDLMGSNRDTSRSEITVDGTLNMQGTAASPVVLRARSGISAGTWYGVVISPVAGSADIDHAEIRHARRALESGTPGSVTQVDDVLIDSCSDIGLYIDGGSASYDRVRISDCVNYGVYVADGTPTLDGLYADNTRFGVYVANQAGATIQNAIVRDQGSYGVYASMSSSSDGDVTLLSSTVYNSRYGVYLSASSGTTRSLVVRNSILTDNTSYGAFRSGSYGRLEVTYTDSWGNGSNLSGTTGSAGNISANPQYVNAPGGNLRVMSTSVTIDAGTASGAPAYDHDGVARPLDGNGFGGAQYDMGAYEYVLMAMCGNGLVEAPEVCDDGGLNGSYGACASDCSGSGPRCGDGVRNGPEACDDGNAIETDACLSDCSAASCGDGFVQTGVEDCDDGNMIDTDACVMCSAAICGDGAVRSGVEDCDDGNMISTDACVMCSAATCGDGYVQAGVESCDDGNTNNTDACVMCSAAMCGDGYVQAGVEDCDDGNTMGGDACPANCRFSVCGDGVVGGSEQCDDGNMSNMDACVMGCRNATCGDGYLYSGVEQCDDGNASNTDACVMGCMTARCGDGFVQAGVESCDDGNMIDTDSCPNSCQPAMCGNGVVEGSEACDDGNRVDGDACTNACEAPRCGDGIVQVGVEQCDDGNTDNTDGCVMGCTTATCGDGYVRTGVESCDDGNTDDTDGCTNSCALRTCGDGTVQDGEACDDGNASNTDECLNSCQRASCGDGFRQVGVEACDDGNGSDADGCLTTCVEAACGDGEVWDGMEECDDGNGADDDACLADCMMASCGDGEVWVGEEECDDANMADDDACLTSCVEAVCGDGVVQTGVEDCDDGNTDDGDECPADCTMGGDADGGVMTADGGVITADAGVDGGVTPMDEAGCGCATPGKGASNGAGLGVFLLLLGVAWRRRRRG; translated from the coding sequence ACGGGCAGCGTGGGCAACCTGTCGGCCAACCCGCTCTACGTGTCGGCGAGCAACCTGCGGCTGACCTCGAACTCGCCCTCGCGCTTCGCCGGGAACGCGGGGCAAGACCTCGGCCCGCTGCCCTACGTGGCCGACGCGACGGTGGGGCTGATCGGCTACCTCTGGAGCAACCTCACGCTCACCGCGGCGGGCAGCCCCTACGTGATCCGGGGTGACCTGACGGTGCCGGCGGGCAGCACGCTCACCATCGAGGCGGGCGCGCAGCTGCACTTCGAGACGGGCGACCTGATGGGGTCCAACCGCGACACGTCGCGGAGCGAGATCACCGTCGACGGCACCCTGAACATGCAGGGCACGGCGGCCTCGCCGGTGGTGCTCCGGGCGCGGAGCGGGATCTCGGCCGGCACGTGGTACGGCGTCGTCATCTCGCCGGTGGCGGGCTCGGCGGACATCGACCACGCGGAGATCCGCCACGCGCGGCGCGCGCTCGAGAGCGGGACGCCGGGCTCGGTCACGCAGGTCGACGACGTGCTGATCGACAGCTGCTCGGACATCGGGCTCTACATCGACGGCGGCTCGGCGAGCTATGACCGGGTGCGCATCTCGGACTGCGTGAACTACGGCGTGTACGTCGCGGACGGGACGCCCACGCTGGACGGCCTCTACGCCGACAATACCCGGTTCGGCGTGTACGTGGCCAACCAGGCGGGGGCGACGATCCAGAACGCGATCGTGCGCGACCAGGGCTCGTACGGCGTGTACGCGTCGATGAGCAGCAGCTCGGACGGCGACGTCACGCTGCTCTCGTCCACGGTCTACAACTCGCGCTACGGCGTGTACCTGAGCGCCTCGAGCGGCACGACGCGCAGCTTGGTGGTGCGGAACTCGATCCTCACCGACAACACGAGCTACGGCGCGTTCCGCTCGGGCAGCTACGGGCGGCTCGAGGTGACCTACACGGACTCCTGGGGCAACGGGAGCAACCTCTCGGGCACGACCGGCAGCGCGGGCAACATCTCGGCGAACCCGCAGTACGTCAACGCGCCCGGCGGCAACCTCCGCGTGATGAGCACGAGCGTGACGATCGACGCGGGCACCGCGTCCGGCGCGCCCGCCTACGATCACGACGGTGTGGCGCGTCCGCTCGACGGCAACGGCTTCGGCGGCGCGCAGTACGACATGGGCGCGTACGAGTACGTGCTGATGGCGATGTGCGGCAACGGGCTCGTCGAGGCGCCCGAGGTCTGCGACGACGGCGGGCTGAACGGCAGCTACGGCGCGTGCGCGAGCGACTGCTCGGGCTCCGGTCCGCGCTGCGGCGACGGGGTGCGCAACGGCCCCGAGGCCTGCGACGACGGCAACGCCATCGAGACCGACGCCTGCCTGAGCGACTGCTCGGCCGCGAGCTGCGGCGACGGCTTCGTGCAGACGGGCGTCGAGGACTGCGACGACGGCAACATGATCGACACCGACGCCTGCGTGATGTGCAGCGCGGCCATCTGCGGCGACGGCGCGGTGCGGTCGGGCGTCGAGGACTGCGACGACGGGAACATGATCAGCACGGACGCCTGCGTGATGTGCAGCGCGGCGACGTGCGGCGACGGCTACGTGCAGGCGGGCGTCGAGTCCTGCGACGACGGCAACACCAACAACACCGACGCCTGCGTGATGTGCAGCGCGGCGATGTGCGGCGACGGCTACGTGCAGGCGGGCGTCGAGGACTGTGACGACGGCAACACGATGGGCGGCGACGCCTGCCCGGCCAACTGCCGCTTCTCGGTCTGCGGCGACGGTGTGGTCGGCGGCAGCGAGCAGTGCGACGACGGCAACATGTCGAACATGGACGCCTGCGTGATGGGCTGCCGCAACGCGACCTGCGGAGACGGCTACCTCTACAGCGGCGTCGAGCAGTGTGACGACGGCAACGCGAGCAACACCGACGCGTGCGTGATGGGCTGCATGACCGCGCGCTGCGGCGACGGCTTCGTGCAGGCCGGCGTGGAGTCCTGCGACGACGGCAACATGATCGACACCGACAGCTGCCCCAACAGCTGCCAGCCCGCGATGTGCGGCAACGGCGTGGTGGAGGGCAGCGAGGCGTGCGACGACGGGAATCGCGTCGACGGCGACGCCTGCACCAACGCCTGTGAGGCGCCCCGCTGCGGCGACGGCATCGTGCAGGTGGGCGTCGAGCAGTGCGACGACGGCAACACGGACAACACCGACGGCTGCGTCATGGGCTGCACCACCGCGACCTGCGGCGACGGCTACGTGCGCACCGGCGTGGAGTCCTGCGACGACGGCAACACGGACGACACCGACGGCTGCACCAACAGCTGCGCGCTCCGCACCTGCGGCGACGGCACGGTGCAGGACGGCGAGGCGTGCGACGACGGCAACGCGTCCAACACCGACGAGTGCCTCAACAGCTGCCAGCGCGCGAGCTGCGGCGACGGCTTCCGGCAGGTCGGCGTCGAGGCGTGTGACGACGGCAACGGCTCGGACGCCGACGGCTGCCTGACCACCTGCGTGGAAGCCGCGTGCGGCGACGGCGAGGTGTGGGATGGCATGGAGGAGTGCGACGACGGCAACGGCGCCGACGACGACGCGTGCCTTGCGGACTGCATGATGGCGAGCTGCGGTGACGGCGAGGTGTGGGTCGGCGAGGAGGAGTGCGACGACGCCAACATGGCCGACGACGACGCGTGCCTCACGAGCTGCGTCGAGGCGGTCTGCGGCGACGGAGTCGTGCAGACGGGCGTCGAGGACTGCGACGACGGCAACACCGACGACGGCGACGAGTGCCCCGCGGACTGCACGATGGGCGGGGACGCGGACGGCGGCGTGATGACGGCCGATGGCGGCGTGATCACGGCGGACGCGGGCGTCGACGGTGGGGTCACCCCGATGGACGAGGCCGGCTGCGGCTGCGCGACGCCGGGCAAGGGAGCGTCGAACGGCGCCGGCCTCGGCGTGTTCCTGCTGCTCCTCGGCGTCGCGTGGCGCCGCCGGCGGCGCGGCTGA
- a CDS encoding arylamine N-acetyltransferase has translation MTPEELDAYLARVGYQGERAPRVAVLNALMEAHVRAIPFENLDVLLEREISLAPDAVLDKLVRRRRGGYCFEHNGLFARVLGALDFRVRLLAARARVGRERRETPPRTHLCLEVQAEGRPWLVDVGLGGLSLTEAIPFERDTVHATPHEPRRLLWEGERWLHQAWLGDHWADVCELTGETMPSIDQEIASWYASTHPDSAFRREPMVARALPDGGRLTLRGDTLTLRRGEHVARTQVGSADALLAVLDEHFGLRLSPGTVLRGCRVPRVAGRPQGLG, from the coding sequence ATGACCCCCGAGGAGCTCGACGCCTACCTCGCGCGCGTCGGATACCAGGGCGAGCGAGCGCCGCGCGTCGCGGTCTTGAACGCGCTGATGGAGGCGCACGTCCGCGCGATCCCGTTCGAGAACCTCGACGTGCTGCTCGAGCGCGAGATCTCCCTCGCGCCGGACGCCGTGCTGGACAAGCTCGTGCGCCGCCGTCGCGGTGGCTACTGCTTCGAGCACAACGGCCTGTTCGCGCGCGTGCTCGGAGCGCTCGACTTCCGGGTCCGTCTCCTCGCCGCGCGAGCGCGCGTGGGTCGTGAGCGGCGCGAGACCCCGCCGCGCACGCATCTCTGCCTCGAGGTCCAGGCGGAGGGTCGGCCATGGCTGGTCGACGTCGGCCTCGGCGGCCTCTCGCTGACGGAGGCGATCCCGTTCGAGCGCGACACCGTGCACGCGACGCCGCACGAGCCGCGCCGCCTGCTGTGGGAGGGCGAGCGCTGGTTGCACCAGGCGTGGCTCGGCGATCACTGGGCCGACGTGTGCGAGTTGACGGGCGAGACCATGCCGTCGATCGACCAGGAGATCGCCAGCTGGTACGCGAGCACGCACCCGGACTCGGCCTTTCGCCGCGAGCCGATGGTCGCGCGCGCGCTCCCCGACGGCGGCCGCCTGACGCTCCGCGGAGACACGCTCACCCTGCGCCGCGGAGAGCATGTCGCGCGGACCCAGGTGGGCTCGGCCGACGCGCTCCTCGCCGTGCTCGACGAGCACTTCGGCCTGCGCCTCTCGCCGGGGACCGTGTTGCGGGGCTGCCGCGTTCCCCGAGTCGCCGGGCGCCCCCAAGGGCTCGGCTGA
- a CDS encoding DMT family transporter: MQPSPLALSIGSPRDRAWLTLRTALAPMAWGATYWVFTETLPTSHPLTVGALRSVPAGLLLLAFARPRLPRRGAWLRLGVLGLANIGLFSALLFVAAARLPGGTAATLISTQPLIATLVAWPALGHRPSVAALGCALFGVVGVALLTSGADATDTLGVVAALGAALSMGTGTVLVKRWRGLAPPLSLAAWQLILGGLALAPVAFLLEGPPPPPTVTHLVGLALLVTVGTALTFALWIRGVAVLGQDAAFLGLLSPLVAAAIGALLLDQWFCGEQLVGVALVLLAAVGGAALGRARTAGGES, translated from the coding sequence ATGCAGCCTTCACCCCTGGCGCTCTCCATCGGCTCACCGCGGGACCGCGCGTGGCTGACGCTGCGGACGGCGCTGGCGCCGATGGCGTGGGGCGCGACCTACTGGGTCTTCACCGAGACGCTGCCCACGAGCCACCCGCTCACGGTGGGCGCGCTCCGATCGGTGCCGGCGGGGCTCCTGCTGCTCGCCTTCGCCCGGCCGCGCCTCCCGCGGCGCGGTGCGTGGCTTCGCCTCGGCGTGCTCGGGCTGGCCAACATCGGCCTGTTCTCGGCGCTGCTCTTCGTCGCGGCCGCGCGCCTGCCCGGGGGGACCGCGGCCACGCTCATCTCGACCCAACCGCTCATCGCGACGCTGGTCGCCTGGCCCGCGCTCGGTCACCGCCCGTCGGTGGCCGCCCTGGGTTGCGCGCTCTTCGGCGTCGTCGGCGTGGCCTTGCTCACCAGCGGCGCCGACGCGACCGACACGCTCGGGGTCGTCGCCGCGCTCGGGGCCGCCCTGAGCATGGGGACCGGGACGGTGCTGGTGAAGCGCTGGCGTGGCCTCGCGCCGCCGCTGTCGCTCGCCGCCTGGCAGCTGATCCTCGGCGGCCTGGCCCTCGCCCCGGTGGCGTTCCTGCTCGAGGGCCCGCCCCCGCCGCCGACCGTCACCCACCTCGTCGGTCTCGCGCTGCTGGTGACGGTGGGCACCGCGCTGACGTTCGCGCTCTGGATCCGCGGCGTCGCCGTGCTCGGCCAGGACGCGGCGTTCCTCGGGCTGCTGAGCCCGCTCGTCGCGGCCGCGATCGGGGCGCTGCTGCTCGACCAATGGTTTTGCGGCGAGCAGCTCGTGGGCGTCGCCCTCGTGCTGCTCGCCGCGGTAGGAGGCGCCGCCCTCGGCCGCGCCCGCACAGCTGGAGGAGAATCATGA
- a CDS encoding MXAN_6577-like cysteine-rich protein — protein MNRNQCILWLAPAACLFLASCGARITDEGGVDAGDGSDSGPAACAADEERCDGVCVDTGLDPANCGACGTTCAEGEVCSAGSCAVFCGPGTTECGGSCVDTDLDPSHCGACDAACADGEVCSGGTCGLSCTGGTTLCGDECVDTDTDAAHCGGCDSACTAGLVCSVGGCGLDCSGGTTLCGDACVDTDTDPAHCGGCDTACAPGEVCSDGTCGLTCAGGSTLCDGSCVDVRTDPAHCGACDAACGAEEVCSSGTCGLSCVGGTTICGTMCVDSQNDPANCGGCAMACASGEFCSAGSCTALCPAPRTDCGGGACVDTASDPANCGGCGVACTMGEYCASGSCTAVCPSPRTGCAGACVDTSSDPANCGGCGVACGAGEYCASGSCTPLCAPPRTDCGGACVDTVSDPSHCGGCGVACAAGEYCAMGSCAALCAAPRTDCGGGACVDTSSDPSNCGGCGVACGASEYCAMGTCSPTCPAPLSDCSGTCTNTSNDPAHCGGCGVACGMAEYCSSGTCTPTCAAPSTLCGGTCTNTANDPANCGACGNACGIGQACVSGTCRATTRFDGTTGATWELMPGTAPVRGLQSWVPLGQTHMYAAGGSSIHRWQIATQTWSSIASSPASFGSFAAPAHSGGAIWGITNPSISRWDIATSMWSTVRSDVMGSRTDAQNATDGSGRIWSYNSSNQLVRYDPVADTLSYFPTGVSATTQTRVVYDPTTNSIFFGGAFSTPLYRWDIDTSTLDSSVAPLPEANLSDAMCSDHSGHIYAALGCGGSTFFQYDVAGNSWRRIPDYPVDHGCNASCSVHEDGWLYMTDLGGRPMYRLRLN, from the coding sequence ATGAACCGCAACCAATGCATCCTCTGGCTCGCTCCCGCGGCGTGCCTCTTCCTGGCCAGCTGCGGCGCGCGCATCACCGACGAGGGTGGTGTGGACGCTGGCGACGGGTCGGACTCGGGTCCTGCCGCGTGCGCCGCTGACGAGGAGCGCTGCGACGGGGTGTGCGTCGACACCGGGCTCGATCCCGCGAACTGCGGAGCCTGCGGCACCACCTGCGCCGAGGGTGAGGTCTGCTCCGCGGGCAGCTGCGCGGTGTTCTGCGGGCCTGGCACCACGGAGTGCGGCGGCTCCTGCGTCGACACCGATCTCGACCCGAGCCACTGCGGGGCGTGCGACGCCGCCTGCGCGGACGGGGAGGTCTGCTCGGGAGGGACATGCGGGCTGAGCTGCACGGGCGGCACGACTCTCTGCGGCGACGAGTGTGTGGATACCGACACCGACGCGGCGCACTGCGGGGGATGTGACAGCGCGTGCACCGCGGGCCTCGTGTGCTCCGTGGGCGGCTGCGGTCTGGATTGCTCGGGCGGCACGACTCTCTGCGGCGACGCCTGCGTCGACACCGACACGGACCCGGCCCATTGCGGCGGCTGCGACACGGCCTGCGCGCCAGGCGAGGTGTGCTCGGATGGAACCTGCGGGCTCACCTGCGCGGGGGGCTCGACGCTCTGCGATGGGAGCTGCGTCGACGTCCGAACCGATCCCGCCCACTGCGGCGCCTGCGACGCGGCCTGCGGCGCCGAGGAGGTCTGCTCGAGCGGCACCTGCGGCCTCAGCTGTGTCGGCGGCACGACGATCTGCGGCACCATGTGTGTGGACAGCCAGAACGATCCGGCGAACTGCGGGGGCTGCGCGATGGCGTGCGCGAGCGGCGAGTTCTGCTCGGCGGGCAGCTGCACGGCGCTCTGCCCGGCTCCGCGAACGGACTGCGGCGGCGGCGCCTGCGTGGATACCGCGAGCGATCCGGCCAACTGTGGCGGCTGTGGGGTCGCGTGCACGATGGGCGAGTACTGCGCGTCCGGCAGCTGCACCGCGGTGTGCCCCTCTCCCCGAACCGGCTGCGCCGGCGCCTGCGTCGACACCTCGAGTGACCCGGCCAACTGTGGCGGCTGCGGCGTCGCGTGCGGCGCGGGCGAGTACTGCGCGTCCGGCAGCTGCACCCCGCTCTGCGCGCCTCCACGGACGGACTGCGGCGGCGCCTGCGTCGACACCGTGAGCGATCCGTCCCACTGCGGCGGCTGCGGCGTGGCGTGCGCGGCGGGTGAGTACTGCGCGATGGGGAGCTGCGCGGCCCTGTGCGCCGCGCCGCGAACGGACTGCGGCGGCGGCGCGTGCGTGGACACCTCCAGTGACCCCTCGAACTGCGGGGGCTGCGGCGTGGCGTGCGGCGCGAGCGAGTATTGCGCGATGGGGACCTGCTCCCCGACCTGCCCCGCGCCGCTGAGCGACTGCAGCGGCACCTGCACCAACACCAGCAACGACCCTGCGCACTGCGGTGGCTGCGGTGTCGCATGTGGCATGGCGGAGTACTGCTCGTCGGGCACCTGCACGCCGACCTGCGCCGCGCCTTCGACGCTCTGCGGTGGCACTTGCACCAACACGGCCAACGACCCCGCCAACTGCGGCGCGTGCGGCAACGCGTGCGGAATCGGGCAGGCCTGCGTGTCGGGCACGTGCCGGGCGACGACGAGATTCGACGGAACGACCGGGGCGACCTGGGAGCTGATGCCCGGCACCGCTCCCGTGCGTGGGCTGCAGTCGTGGGTCCCGCTCGGCCAGACCCACATGTACGCGGCGGGCGGCAGCAGCATTCATCGCTGGCAGATCGCGACCCAGACGTGGAGCTCCATCGCGAGCTCGCCGGCCAGCTTCGGCAGCTTCGCTGCCCCGGCCCACTCCGGGGGAGCCATCTGGGGGATCACGAACCCGAGCATCTCGCGCTGGGACATCGCCACGAGCATGTGGAGCACGGTGCGCTCGGATGTGATGGGGAGCCGTACGGACGCCCAGAACGCGACCGACGGGAGCGGCCGGATCTGGAGCTACAACAGCAGCAACCAGCTCGTTCGGTACGATCCCGTCGCGGACACCCTGAGCTACTTCCCCACCGGGGTGTCGGCCACGACTCAGACGCGCGTGGTCTATGACCCCACGACGAACAGCATCTTCTTCGGCGGCGCCTTCAGCACCCCTCTGTATCGCTGGGACATCGACACCTCGACCCTCGACTCCAGCGTCGCCCCTCTCCCGGAGGCCAACCTCAGCGACGCGATGTGCTCGGACCACTCCGGCCACATCTACGCCGCGCTCGGCTGCGGCGGGAGCACGTTCTTCCAGTACGACGTCGCGGGCAACAGCTGGCGGCGGATCCCCGACTACCCGGTCGACCACGGCTGCAACGCTTCATGCTCGGTTCATGAGGATGGTTGGCTCTACATGACCGATCTCGGCGGTCGGCCGATGTACCGGCTCCGCCTCAACTGA
- a CDS encoding nitroreductase family protein: MNDRTPDHPIDPLFVRRWSPRAFEPTPMPEADLLRALEAARWAPSAYNVQPWRFLYALRGDAHWDAWLDLLVPFNRSWAENASALVFVVSDSLLRYEGEETPSRSHSFDTGAAWAQLALQAANLGYHAHGIGGLDYERAREVLGVPDSFHVEMAAAIGRRACPDTLPEGLREREHPSPRRPTHESAFRGAFPR, from the coding sequence ATGAACGACCGAACCCCCGACCACCCGATCGACCCCCTCTTCGTCCGCCGCTGGTCGCCGCGCGCCTTCGAGCCGACGCCGATGCCCGAGGCCGATCTGCTGCGCGCGCTCGAGGCGGCCCGCTGGGCGCCGTCTGCGTACAACGTGCAGCCGTGGCGCTTCCTGTACGCGCTGCGCGGCGACGCCCACTGGGACGCCTGGCTCGATCTGCTCGTGCCCTTCAACCGCTCGTGGGCCGAGAACGCGTCGGCCCTGGTCTTCGTCGTGTCCGACTCGCTCCTGCGCTACGAGGGCGAGGAGACGCCGTCTCGCAGCCACAGCTTCGACACGGGCGCCGCCTGGGCGCAGCTCGCCTTGCAGGCCGCGAACCTCGGCTACCACGCGCACGGCATCGGCGGCCTCGACTACGAGCGCGCGCGCGAGGTGCTCGGCGTCCCGGACAGCTTCCACGTGGAGATGGCGGCCGCGATCGGGCGCCGCGCCTGCCCCGACACGCTCCCGGAGGGGCTCCGCGAGCGCGAGCACCCCAGCCCGCGTCGCCCCACGCACGAGAGCGCGTTCCGCGGAGCGTTCCCGCGATGA
- a CDS encoding OmpA family protein has protein sequence MALAAFPVTASASPGLHTVRVEGAGALMLTEPQTQQYDFGGGGALGYELRFIPYLGVEARFSAFFFPSTPAQPTVDGYGAAYTPTLGLRLHPLPDLELGDLWIQAGGGASITDGAPLPALEVAVGFELELLWWLRAGPFVRYEHVFELSDLPGAASAGFLQMGVSFAFLGEEPVEEEPVEEEAPPPAPPSDRDGDGLNDDADGCPDEAEDADGFEDDDGCPDPDNDADGVPDESDECPLEAEDRDGFEDDNGCPDPDNDQDSILDGADQCPNEAESPNNYRDEDGCPDEAPESEQELQRLSERILFPNDRVRPTRSSRSVLRRVIALLNAHPEIARIRIEAHASTTGSSEYNLELSRRRGERVRDLLVRGGVAVERLELQAFGDTNPEFTGGSEDDEAQNRRVIFTVLERAETTE, from the coding sequence GTGGCCCTGGCGGCCTTTCCCGTCACCGCGAGCGCCAGCCCGGGCCTGCACACGGTGAGGGTGGAAGGCGCTGGCGCGCTGATGCTCACCGAGCCGCAGACCCAGCAATACGACTTCGGCGGGGGTGGCGCGCTGGGCTACGAGCTCCGGTTCATCCCCTACCTGGGCGTCGAGGCGCGCTTCTCGGCGTTCTTCTTCCCGTCTACGCCCGCGCAGCCGACGGTCGATGGGTACGGCGCGGCCTACACCCCGACGCTCGGTCTGCGCCTCCACCCCCTGCCCGACCTGGAGCTGGGTGACCTCTGGATCCAGGCGGGCGGCGGCGCCTCCATCACCGATGGCGCCCCGCTCCCTGCCCTCGAGGTCGCAGTGGGCTTCGAGCTCGAGCTGCTCTGGTGGCTGCGCGCGGGTCCCTTCGTTCGGTACGAGCACGTCTTCGAGCTGAGCGATCTGCCGGGGGCCGCGAGCGCGGGGTTCCTGCAGATGGGTGTCTCGTTCGCGTTCCTCGGCGAAGAGCCCGTCGAGGAAGAGCCGGTCGAAGAGGAAGCGCCGCCGCCGGCGCCGCCGTCCGATCGCGACGGTGACGGCTTGAACGATGACGCGGATGGCTGCCCGGACGAGGCCGAGGACGCTGATGGGTTCGAGGACGACGACGGCTGTCCCGATCCGGACAACGACGCAGATGGCGTGCCCGACGAGTCGGACGAGTGCCCGCTCGAAGCCGAAGACCGAGACGGATTCGAAGACGACAACGGCTGCCCCGACCCGGACAACGACCAGGACTCGATCCTCGACGGAGCGGACCAGTGCCCGAACGAGGCCGAGAGCCCGAACAACTATCGGGATGAGGACGGCTGTCCGGACGAGGCGCCCGAATCGGAGCAGGAGCTGCAGCGTCTCTCGGAGCGGATCCTCTTCCCGAACGATCGCGTGCGGCCCACCAGAAGCTCGCGCAGCGTTCTTCGCAGGGTGATCGCGCTGCTGAACGCCCACCCCGAGATCGCGCGGATCCGGATCGAGGCGCACGCCTCCACGACCGGCAGCTCCGAGTACAACCTCGAGCTGAGCCGGCGCCGCGGAGAGCGTGTTCGCGACCTCCTCGTCCGCGGGGGCGTGGCCGTCGAGCGCCTCGAGTTGCAGGCGTTCGGCGACACCAACCCCGAGTTCACGGGCGGCTCCGAAGACGACGAAGCGCAGAACCGCCGCGTCATCTTCACTGTCCTCGAGCGCGCAGAAACCACGGAGTAG
- a CDS encoding GFA family protein: protein MQEYRGECLCGAVRYRVRAEAPRAMYLCHCTRCRKETGTIHGANVFFRDGELEYERGEAQLSRFALEGTRKKRVFCSTCGSPMPRQDPNGMIVLPAGSLDDDHGLEPTAHIFCDSRAGWTDRAERAERLPEGPQRG, encoded by the coding sequence ATGCAGGAGTACCGAGGCGAGTGTTTGTGCGGCGCCGTGCGCTACCGGGTCCGCGCCGAAGCCCCGCGGGCGATGTACCTCTGTCACTGCACACGCTGCCGCAAGGAGACGGGCACGATCCACGGGGCCAACGTGTTCTTCCGCGACGGTGAGCTCGAATATGAGCGCGGCGAGGCGCAGCTCTCCCGGTTCGCGCTCGAAGGGACACGCAAGAAGCGCGTGTTCTGCAGCACGTGCGGGAGCCCGATGCCGCGCCAGGACCCGAACGGCATGATCGTCCTGCCCGCCGGGAGCCTCGACGACGATCACGGGCTGGAGCCGACGGCGCACATCTTCTGCGACAGCCGCGCCGGCTGGACCGACCGGGCCGAGCGCGCCGAGCGCCTCCCCGAGGGGCCTCAGCGCGGGTAG